Proteins encoded in a region of the Pelmatolapia mariae isolate MD_Pm_ZW linkage group LG6, Pm_UMD_F_2, whole genome shotgun sequence genome:
- the LOC134628548 gene encoding hydroperoxide isomerase ALOXE3-like, with translation MVRYKVTVFTGNCLNSTTLNNVFIKLVGTDGESDRKWLMGLKGASSFVRGAVSKFKVFCSTSLGNLVLIELDKKSLPLFPEDAWFCAKVEVKSPEGDIYSFPIYCWITDSKVHRFRDGKALRVFEDNHHLGRYSRQQEIQQREEDYRWDAYAEKIPHSMKAENPFSLPYEVQFSFTKTTEFLYTASTGLTELKLKGLDNCKKKWDNIDSINRVFCCKKTEISEYVQEHWKEDAFFGYQFLNGVNPILIQCCTTLPSNFPVTDDMVFPHGQCSLADEMKKGNIFLCDYKHLDGVKTNTINGKKQYLMAPLVLLHKAPDNKLMPIAIQLKQNPSDDNPIFLPTDSEYDWLIAKTFVRSADFNHHQLNAHLLRTHLLAEVFAVSLLRNMPMVHPLYKLLKPHTRYTLQINFLARRLLISKIGAFTQFAGSGGEGMFTILQRSVSSLTYSSLCMPDDIAERGLEAVPNFFYRDDGLKIWDIIHRFVQGMLGYYYKSDREVQEDSELQKWILDIFEHGFLSQAETGIPQTFTSVTELVKFVTMVIFTCSAQHAAVNSGQYDYGGWMPNTPISLQLPPPTTKGTTSEATMLTTFPDVNVTVQGMATMWLLSKQSSDFVPLGQYPEDHFTEEIPRKILKDFQMELEDLSLVIKARNKRLEVPYTYMDPAVVENSVAI, from the exons ATGGTGCGGTATAAAGTGACCGTATTCACTGGAAATTGCCTTAATTCCACTACTCTTAACAATGTCTTCATTAAGCTGGTGGGCACAGATGGGGAGAGTGATCGCAAGTGGCTCATGGGCTTGAAAGGGGCTTCATCCTTCGTCAGAGGAGCC GTATCAAAGTTTAAGGTGTTCTGCTCCACTTCCCTTGGAAATCTTGTGCTGATAGAGTTAGACAAAAAGTCTCTCCCACTGTTCCCGGAGGACGCTTGGTTTTGTGCCAAGGTGGAAGTGAAATCCCCTGAAGGAGACATCTACAGCTTTCCCATCTACTGCTGGATCACTGATAGCAAGGTGCACCGCTTCAGGGATGGAAAAG ctCTGAGAGTCTTTGAAGACAACCATCATCTTGGCAGGTACAGTCGGCAGCAGGAGATTCAGCAGCGAGAGGAAGACTATCG CTGGGATGCATATGCAGAGAAAATACCTCACTCCATGAAGGCAGAAAACCCATTTTCACTCCCGTATGAGGTTCAGTTCTCCTTCACCAAAACTACAGAGTTTCTCTACACTGCTTCCACAGG ACTGACTGAGCTGAAGCTGAAGGGACTGGATAACTGTAAGAAGAAATGGGATAATATTGACAGCATCAATCGAGTGTTTTGCTGCAAAAAGACTGAAATATCAG AATATGTTCAGGAACACTGGAAAGAGGATGCTTTCTTTGGCTACCAGTTTCTAAATGGTGTCAACCCCATTTTGATCCAGTGTTGTACAACCCTGCCCAGTAACTTCCCTGTAACTGATGACATGGTCTTTCCCCATGGCCAGTGCAGCCTGGCAGATGAAATGAAG AAAGGGAACATATTCCTGTGTGACTACAAGCATCTGGATGGGGTGAAAACAAACACCATCAATGGGAAGAAGCAGTACTTGATGGCTCCTCTCGTCCTGCTCCACAAAGCTCCTGATAATAAGCTAATGCCGATTGCAATTCAG CTGAAGCAGAATCCATCAGATGACAATCCAATCTTTCTTCCTACTGATTCTGAGTACGACTGGTTGATCGCCAAGACTTTTGTGAGAAGTGCAGATTTCAATCACCATCAGCTCAATGCTCACCTGCTGCGCACGCATTTGCTGGCCGAGGTTTTTGCAGTGTCACTGCTGCGCAACATGCCCATGGTGCATCCTCTGTACAAG CTCCTCAAACCTCACACACGCTACACTCTGCAGATCAACTTCTTAGCTCGACGCCTTCTCATTTCTAAGATTGGCGCTTTCACTCAG TTTGCAGGGTCAGGTGGAGAGGGCATGTTTACAATCCTGCAGAGGTCTGTGTCCTCATTAACCTACAGCTCCCTCTGTATGCCAGATGACATTGCTGAACGTGGCCTAGAGGCTGTGCCAAACTTCTTCTACAGGGATGATGGCCTAAAAATTTGGGATATCATCCACAG GTTTGTGCAGGGAATGCTCGGCTACTACTACAAGAGTGACCGTGAGGTCCAGGAGGACTCTGAACTTCAGAAGTGGATTTTGGACATTTTTGAACACGGGTTCCTTTCTCAAGCAGAAACAG GAATTCCTCAGACATTTACCAGTGTGACTGAGTTGGTGAAGTTTGTCACCATGGTGATCTTCACCTGCTCAGCCCAGCATGCAGCTGTGAACAGTGGGCAG TATGACTATGGTGGCTGGATGCCCAACACTCCCATCTCCCTGCAACTCCCACCACCGACCACAAAAGGGACGACAAGCGAGGCCACGATGTTGACTACCTTCCCTGATGTCAATGTAACAGTTCAGGGCATGGCCACCATGTGGCTGCTCAGCAAGCAGTCCAGTGATTTT GTTCCCCTTGGCCAGTACCCAGAGGACCATTTCACTGAGGAGATTCCCCGCAAGATATTAAAGGATTTTCAGATGGAGCTTGAAGATTTAAGTTTAGTCATCAAAGCCAGAAACAAGCGTTTAGAAGTGCCATACACCTACATGGATCCAGCAGTGGTAGAAAACAGTGTGGCCATTTGA
- the LOC134628549 gene encoding hydroperoxide isomerase ALOXE3-like has translation MVQYKVTVFTGDRLNSTTLNNVYIKLVGTDGESDRKWLMGLKGASSFVRGAVSKFKVSCSTSLGKLLLIELDKQSLPLFPEDDWFCAKVEVKSPEGDIYIFPVYRWIADSKVYRFKDGKALRVFEDNHHLGRYSRQQEIQQREEDYRWDAYAEGIPHSLKAQNPIFLPSEVQFSFTKTTEFLYTASTGLTELKLKGLDNRKEKWDNIDSINRVFCCKKTDISEYVQKHWKEDAFFGYQFLNGVNPILIQCCTTLPSNFPVTDDMVFPRSRCNLADEMKKGNIFLCDYKLLDGVKANTINGKKQYLMAPLVLLHKAPDNKLLPIAIQLKQNPSDDNPIFLPTDSEYDWLIAKTFVRSADFNHHQLNAHLLRTHLLAEVFAVSLLRNVPMVHPLYKLLKLHTRYTLQINFLARRLLISEVGAFTQFAASGGEGMFTILKRSVSSMTYSSLCITDDIAERGLEDVPNFYYRDDGLKVWDIIHRFVQGMLGYYYKSDSEVQQDSELQKWILDIFEHGFFSQAETGIPQTFTCVTELVKFVTVVIFTCSAQHAAVNSGQYDYGGWMPNTPISLQLPPPTTKGTTSEATMLATFPDVNVTVQGMATMWLLSKQSSDFVPLGQYPEEHFIEEIPRKILKDFQMELEDLSLVIKARNKRLEVPYTYMDPAELENSVAI, from the exons ATGGTGCAGTATAAAGTGACTGTATTCACTGGTGATCGCCTTAATTCCACTACTCTTAACAATGTCTACATTAAGCTGGTGGGCACAGATGGGGAGAGTGATCGCAAGTGGCTCATGGGCTTGAAAGGGGCTTCATCCTTCGTCAGAGGAGCC GTATCaaagtttaaggtgtcctgctcCACTTCCCTTGGAAAGCTTCTACTGATAGAGTTAGACAAACAGTCTCTCCCACTGTTCCCAGAGGATGATTGGTTTTGTGCCAAGGTGGAAGTGAAATCCCCTGAAGGAGACATCTACATCTTTCCCGTCTACCGCTGGATTGCTGATAGCAAGGTGTACCGCTTTAAAGATGGAAAAG ctCTGAGAGTCTTTGAAGACAACCATCATCTTGGCAGGTACAGTCGGCAGCAGGAGATTCAGCAGCGAGAGGAAGACTATCG CTGGGATGCATATGCAGAGGGAATACCTCACTCCTTGAAGGCACAAAACCCAATTTTTCTGCCATCTGAGGTTCAGTTCTCCTTCACCAAAACTACAGAGTTTCTCTACACTGCTTCCACAGG ACTGACTGAGCTGAAGCTGAAGGGACTGGATAACCGTAAGGAGAAGTGGGATAATATTGACAGCATCAATCGAGTGTTTTGCTGCAAAAAGACTGACATATCAG aatATGTTCAGAAACACTGGAAAGAGGATGCTTTCTTTGGCTACCAGTTTCTAAATGGTGTCAACCCCATTTTGATCCAGTGTTGTACAACCCTGCCCAGTAACTTCCCTGTAACTGATGACATGGTCTTTCCCCGCAGTCGTTGCAACCTTGCAGATGAAATGAAG AAAGGGAACATATTCCTGTGTGACTACAAGCTTCTGGATGGAGTAAAAGCAAACACCATCAATGGGAAGAAGCAGTATTTGATGGCTCCTCTCGTCCTGCTCCACAAAGCTCCTGACAATAAACTATTGCCGATTGCTATTCAG CTGAAGCAGAATCCATCAGATGACAATCCAATCTTTCTTCCTACTGATTCTGAGTACGACTGGTTGATCGCCAAGACTTTTGTGAGAAGTGCAGATTTCAATCACCATCAGCTCAATGCTCACCTGCTGCGCACACATTTGCTGGCTGAGGTTTTTGCAGTGTCACTGCTGCGCAACGTGCCCATGGTGCATCCTCTGTACAAG CTCCTCAAACTTCACACACGCTACACTCTGCAGATCAACTTCTTAGCTCGACGCCTTCTCATTTCTGAGGTTGGCGCTTTCACTCAG TTTGCAGCATCAGGTGGAGAGGGCATGTTTACAATCCTGAAGAGGTCAGTGTCCTCAATGACCTACAGCTCCCTCTGTATAACAGATGACATTGCTGAACGTGGCCTAGAGGATGTGCCAAACTTCTACTACAGGGATGATGGCCTAAAGGTTTGGGATATCATCCACAG GTTTGTGCAGGGAATGCTCGGCTACTACTACAAGAGTGACAGTGAGGTCCAGCAGGACTCTGAACTTCAGAAGTGGATTTTGGACATTTTTGAACATGGTTTCTTTTCTCAAGCAGAAACAG GAATTCCTCAGACATTTACTTGTGTGACTGAGTTGGTCAAGTTTGTCACCGTGGTGATCTTCACTTGCTCAGCCCAGCATGCAGCCGTGAACTCTGGACAG TATGACTATGGTGGCTGGATGCCCAACACTCCCATCTCCCTGCAACTCCCGCCACCAACCACAAAGGGGACAACAAGCGAGGCCACGATGCTGGCGACCTTCCCTGATGTCAACGTAACAGTTCAGGGCATGGCCACCATGTGGTTACTCAGCAAGCAGTCCAGTGACTTT GTCCCTCTTGGCCAGTACCCGGAGGAGCATTTCATTGAGGAAATTCCTCGCAAAATACTAAAGGATTTTCAGATGGAGCTTGAAGATTTAAGTTTAGTTATTAAAGCCAGAAACAAGCGTTTAGAAGTGCCATACACCTACATGGATCCAGCAGAGCTAGAAAACAGTGTGGCCATTTGA